TGTTCCCCTggtctcctttccttcatctgtACTGAAGTGGAAAAAACTTGGCAGGTGAAGAGtgtcaggtagcctagcagtgGTTGTGACTAGATGGGGGTACAGCTAggaccggaagtgacttttcgtagcaggttaggagagcattttagctaaccctaacactTTTCCTAACTATAACCTAATTCctctaacctgctatgttaattatccttacctgctacgaaaaagtcacttccggtcgtagctgtatgCTGTATACCACCTAGTCAAAAcccctagcggttagagcgttgggccagtaaccgaaagaccctgtaaaacaacattcCACTGCACCTATGACAGTAACTGATTTTATGTTTTACTTCCCCTAGGGTCGAAGACCATCATGTCTTTCACCTGCCCTGTGTTTTCAGATCTATGCGGATGAGGGAGAGACCATTGGAGGATGCCACtttacactgagacacacacaaggATTATTCTGCTTGTATGTTTCAGATGATTGACAGCATTCCTTTTTTTCTTATCTTTAGATATTTTTGCGAAGGACTTGGAGGCCTTTGCAAGGTAAAAGGTCTTCATACAGGTTGCATTGATGTTATGAAATCCGTGTTTATTCAGACTGACAATCCTCCTGTTACAGATTAATGATTTCCAGCCCCACATTTATGCAGTGTTCAGTTAGGAAAAAAGGAATTGGCATCAAATGCTCTGCAGGATCTGTTGTAATCAGAATAAAAGGTTCCTTCAGCAGTATTACACATTTCCAAGCAAGTATAAGGCAATACCATGAGGTTTCATAATCAGATTAGTACTAACATGTGTGTTGTGGGGATTCTATTGTAGGCATGCCAAAAGAAGCACAGTATCTGTGGATGATGTGAAGCTTACGGCTCGTCGGAGTACAGCACTGGTGGGTATTGGCTAATTAACAATAATTTCATAATATATGCCAACATCACAGGATTGAACAGTCAGGTCTTAATCAATGCTTTATTATTGTGTCGTTTTAAGACAGCGAGACCCAATCTTGGCATTACTGAATGTTTTTATGGTACCAGTAATATTGACCCTTTTATAGTTATTTTCCACAGGAACATAGGTATTTGCAATGATATTGTCGCCAACGTTTTGAATTAACGAACACTCTTTTCTAGTCTAACTTCATACAAAGGAAGAGTGAAGAGATTGCCAGCACCAACCAGGAGCAAAGAGACATAAGGAAGAAGAGTGCAGGGAAGAGGAAGAACAAGGAGACAGAGATGGAGTAGGAAGGAACAACATGCTAGAGGCTACCCTAGTATTAAGTGAATGGGTTCTATTAAACAGACACTACTAGGTAATAGCATGTGTACGTTTACTAATATAGCACAAAAGGGCATCAACTGGATCGACCAAACTTGCAGAAAATATTTATTGATAACAATTCTCCATCAAGTGGTACAGCATTATCTTAATTGGTTGAAATGTAAGCACGGTTCCAATGTCTTCTCCAAAATTATTTACAGATCTATACGTTTAAAAAAGCAGTTAAATAAAAATATTGAAGGACAACAGGTGTTCCCATTCATCTTCAGCATTGAGATGTGCTGTAATATCCTTTATGTACACCATTTCCATGTACACATTTGAAGTACCATAACCTGTTCGTTATGTCTTGTCCCAAAGAATACATGAGATTACTGTTCTACCCAAATAATGCCTCAATGTGTTATATTGTAAACAAAGCCAAATAAACAAAATACTTTAAGGTCTGAGTAGAACAAATGTATCCAAACTTACTACCCAATTCTGACTCCTTTTAGGTTGGCATAAATATAAGACCCCATTTCAAGCCTGTGAGGACTTCAGTCTTCATCCTTCAGGACACTGACTCCAGTCCGGGTTCAGATGGAAACCTCGGTCAGCAGTGTCCAAGGTCCCTAGATATGTgaattaaattagattttttttgacAATTCAAGTGTAACAAAAGTACCCAGTATTCAAATAAGCATATCTATTCAAACAAAGTTTTATTAGAGAACTCTTATTTGACATGTCTAAAACACCTTTGAAACGCACAGAATCACACTGGGAAACATTTGACAACCACGCCACTCCATGCTCTCACACCAACACTCACGTCCCCAGTGTCCGCGGCAGGTGTCATCCACATCAAGTTCACACTTACAGAGCATCAATAACAAGGaaagaaaccacacacacacaccatacagcaTTCAGGTCAGGTAGGTTATATAAGCAAGACAAATATTCAGCACAACATTCCACACTACATTTGCGTACTACTTCTGCACTTGATCAATAAGGGTAGGAAAAATTGCTACAATAAAAAGAGATCTTGAAGTACTACTAAATGAAAGTCCATTTTAGGGGGAAGGAGCTTGTAGCATCCGCAGCTTCCATTCACTCTCACAAAAGCAGTCAAATTGGGCTCTTTCATCGCACAACCAGTCCGTTTCACGCTTTCTTTTTCTCTCCGTTCGCTCACTCATCGATTCACTCTTCGCCACAAGCCATCCTCAGTCGCACTCATGAGTTCTTAAAATGTCAGCTGCGCAGTTCTTTCCATTAAAAAGTGGATAAAAAAATGAAACACCCACCGTCTCTTAGAACATGCGGAGTGAAGCCGTTCTTTGATGGCAAAGCATTTACAGATGGGAAGAGGGAGAGTGATACTGACATCACCCAAAGAATGCTGCCAAAGAGGAGCTTCTTCCCGGGAAAATGGAAGAGAAGTGAACTGCAGAAGAGATTGTAGTGAAGGTTTTTCCATTGAACTTGACTGCAAATAAAGTTGCACTTAAAACATTTCAGTTTCAACCAGATTCTTTCCAATGCAAGATTGTTGTCAAATATATGGATGAATAGTGAACCATAGTGATTTCTCATGCATTTTCAGAAACATCACAATACATGCCTTAAAGAATCCAGTTGAAAATAAGTCAGGACAAACTTAAATCAATTTGACATCAAAAGTAGCACTTAAGCTGAACACCCTGGTAAATAATAATTCACCTCAAACAATTTCTAAATTAAATCTTGAGCATTTTTTCTCTCTCCAAACGAACAAAACATCTTTGACAAAAGCGTTTAGTTATCAGATACGCGTAACACCAGAAATAGATTTGGAAAAGGACATCTCACAATACTTACCATACAAACTATTACTTACATACCCCACCCTGAAGACTTGGACTCCATACTGGAGCCAAATCCTCCTGAGCTAAACCCACTACCACTGGTTGTTGAATTAGAACCAGTACCCCAACCTAGACTGGCTGAGCTGGTGCCGTAGTTACTGTTGCCTGTGCTGTAGGCCTGGCTCTGATCCCTGGTGGAGCTAGTCTGCCCAGTAGAGGTGGTGCCTGAGGTGGCAGTCTGCCCTTGCTGACTAGCCAACATACCCATCATTCCCCAACTGCTCTGCAGGGCAGCCTGCGCGGCAGCCATCATGGCAGGATTCAGACTAAAGTTGCCAAAATTAGCCATATTACTACCGGCGCTGCTCCCTAACCCTGTGCGGTTACTACCAAAACCCTGAGCCCCAAACCCATTTCCAAACCGCCCTGCTCGCTCCATCATCTGCCTACTGCCGTGCTTTGGCTCAGCGTTTGAGATGTGCACGCTGACTCCCTTAATAATCAGGTCCTCTCCACATAGGGAACTGGCAacctggagagaaaaaaacatacatGCCAGTCTGACATTAAAGGGGCAATTCAGCAGATGGCAAACAGAACATGGTCTTTGAATTTGCAGTGGCACCAACCTGGTCATCGGCAAAGCTGACGAAGGCAAAGGCACGGAAGGGCTTGGGGATGAAGACGTCAGTGACCTCGCCATACTGCATGAAGAACTGGCGCAGCTCATCAGCGGAAATGTCTTCAGTGCAACGGCCTACAAACACTTTCCTGCTTCTCATGGGCTCATCTGGACCTTGCTGTTTCACAAAGGTAAAAAGTATTGCACATGAACAATATATGGCAGTAGGGGGAGGTGGTGGGATGTGATCTGAAACAGTGCTCTTGCCATTAATGATCCATGTTACAAGCCATACAGAAACAAACACCTACCTTGGAGTTGGGGAGTTTGCAGTCACACCATCTTCCATCAATCATGTGGCGTTGAGAGATCACTTTATCTTGAGTCTCATACTCAGTAAACCTCACAAAGCCAAATCCCTTTGAGTTTCCGGTCTTCACATCTCGTTTCACCTGTAAGTAGGAGCATGGGGTTAAAAACTACATTTCACATTAACCCAAAATGTTTAAagtggcaatctgcagttgctatatCCATTTTGGGACATACATTAATtatatatgtacccattgattcataaggaatataacttataaatgcctcatgagcttagttaaaTGCATGTACCTCATCACAACCCAAAATAagctttactccaatgtttgttaacatagtaaatgtaaaaaaaaacactaccatcaaaacatagttaaaactatcattttgatgtcatggatggtcagtccttgtatccatagtgctgtctatgaatttgagagtggctacatttctccaggcccaacCCTTAGCAAAACTGTGGCAGAGAGTATGCTTTGTCATTGTTTAAACTGCTCattgccactttaaaatgtctcAAATGTTAGTTTAGAAGGAACCACAGATATAGCAAGGCCTTGCACATTAGagctgtgtgagagagaaaaaacagagAAGGTATCCACAGCACTCAACTGATCTGCATGAATGAAATTGCTAATTTGATACTTTACCTGTACCATGATGACTTCCCCAAAGGTGCTGAAGTAATCTTTCAGGTCCTGTTCAGATGTCTTCCAAGGCAACCCCAGTACAATCAGGTCTGAGGTCTTCATATCGCCTCTCTTCATCTTTACAGCAGAGGAGGCATCAATCTCGTCCATTTTCCTTTTGTTGTCTGAAATAGTGTGGTagggatcatcatcatcattcaaTCGCTGTTGGAACACTTGAGACAGACATTTGCCTAGTTAGATACTCATTCCATGTGATGCATATAGCTAGGGAACCGTTGACTCTGGAATAATTTAGTATGCATGTATTATAATGCATTTGTCCAACAGTTGGTggctaataaaataaaaaaagtcagTCAACATACCTTTGGGATAATTGACGACATAGACCAAATTTCCCCAGCCGTTTTCAGGTGCATGAAGCATCCCTTCCACCAAACGGACCCCTCGCATGCACTGTGAAACAGGACTCCTGAATCGTAGGCCGCAGGCCCCTGGAAACTGAGCGGCCACGGTAGAAAGCAACACTGTGCCATCATCCTCGGATGGGATCTCCATGGGCTCCTCATTCTCTTCTTCCGCCACACGAATGTACACCTCTGCCATTTTTACGCACAACGCCTTTTTTCAGCCAAAAACACTGCAATGGCTAGTTTACGTTAGATAGCTCTCTAAACACTCGGCTATGCCCGACGACACGAGCTGATTGGTACAAAAACAGCAGTGAAAAAACACCGCGATTTTGCAGAAAATATATATTGGTTCAGATGTTGAAATGGACGCTGTTTATCTTGATTAAACCTAATTGTATTTAAACGACGTAGAGTTCGTGAGAAATTCTAGCAAACGAAAATACCACGGTCCCACTTCCAGTGTTCCTTTGTTAGGTtggctagttaacgttagctagctgtgtCATCGACACCGGACGACGACCTCGCTATAGCAATGTGGCTATGAATGCGCTAACGGAGTCTCGTGCCGTGTTGGTCCTACAACTTAAAATTTCGTCCAAGAAAACTGAAATTGAGCAATCATATAATTAACGTTAAGTCTTAACTGCGTTTTTCTTACCTAGCACGCACGTAATACTGCAGATTTAAAGCAAATATTTACGCTCAAACACATCTGCGACAACATGAAACACCGTTGTACTTTCAGATCAAAATGGCATTATGTAAGTCATGGAGGAAGTACGTCATTATGTCAGATCCTTTCATTGTAAACGGAGGGTACGAGGGGGTGTTGTGAATCTAGAAAATAACAGAAAATGATAAATAATTATTTAAAGGGAAATACTACACCATTTTTACTGTGATCTCTTAAAACATATTTGTATTTGCCTAAAAAAAATGTAACCTTGTGTAAACTGATTATACCCACCGAGATCCATACTCGATGACTACCGCGGCGTCCCCCCTATCTAAAGATTGGATGAAGCCATTTTTTCCCTTCATGACTTCCTGTGACAACTGGGGACCAGGGACGTTTCGACTGGAAgcgatacagcttttgtcaaattgacTTTTCGtggcagcaggttaggagatttcggaaaagggttagggttagctaaaatgcaaaaaaataaataaatccggATAGGGTATATTCCAGGCTGCTGCCCATCTCTCCATGTTGTTGTTTGCCACAGCAACATCCATCACAGGAGTGAAGAAAGCACCTCAAATGGTTCGGTTTGTTGAAATGACAGAACCTTGTACACACTTGGGGCGCTAGTAATGATTTGTCTACAAGCCACCCCCGGACCTCCCACTGCAATGTAGCGAACAGCGGGAGAGCATTGCACTAACAGGAATTAGAACCAAGGTTGCCCGACCCCCAAGGCGCAAGCCACAACCCCAAGAGATATTTCCTTTCGGTAGAGTTCATAATGGGCTTATTAGGCTAGGGTCGCGTAACAAAAATGGCAAAACAAAAACAGGAGACGCATCTATTAAGTATCGTTTACTTGCAAATACCCCTCAGTCCGCCAAGGCAAAaacaaccaatcattagggtcaCGTACGAACATGCTAATTAAGTAGCCGATTGTGcttttactttgcattgttggaaTGTGAATGTTTGGTAAGGGTTCCTTTATCTCATTATTTGCAAGGATAATTTCTGCACTAACAGGCATTAAAGTTAATCGACATATGGGCCAAAAAACATTTGACAAGTAGCATGAGAATAAGTTAAGAACGAAACATCTCAAACAGCTTTTTATTACATTTTCAATAACAGTACATTTTAGTACAGTATCTATCTTGCATCCAGCTCACTGTGGAACACCAatgctgtgtttacacaggcggACCAATTCTGTTTTTCTTTTTCACcatttggtcttttgaccaaacAGATCAGCACTTATCAATAATTTGGcagaagatcagaattgggcagcCTGTGTAAACGCCACCCAACAGactgaaataaaatacaaaaggTGAAAAGGGTGCAGAGCTCCATCTTATCAATGGAAGGAGAAAAGGGAATCCATCTCAATTGAATTGCAATTCATTTTTACTTGTGGCCACACAAATACATCACATTTATTTTACATCACAGAAAAATAAGTGACAAAATGTCCAAACTATTAAAGAAAGTGCTTCTGtacagtgaaaaaaaaaaaaaaagtctgccATTCAGATGCTATGATCTAAGaccaagaaaaaaaaatgtattacatGTTTTAGTACGGGCATAAATCAGGTGTTTTTGTTCCATTGGGTGTGAACGTTTAAAAGgtgatattaataaaaaaaacaaGGCTTTCACAATCATTCTACTTTTTCTAATAAAAAAAATGGCATCATTAGAACTGGTAGCATATTTCACATGGAGTCTGCAGTCAATATGAAATCCATTCTTCACTTTCAATTACTCTGGTGCATAGCTTTGCCAGTGTAAGTACATATGCAGAGTGTAGCCAAAATAACTTGAATAAAATTCAAATTATAGTTCAGGTTACTCCTTATGAAAAAGACAGATGACTTGGATCTTTGCATCGTGGAAAGCAATTCTACAGCATGCACACCTAAATTAACCGATGGCAGAcaaaacaaaaaatgtaaaatttCAGATCATTATTTTCAGACATTGATTTGTACATTTCATTCACAGAATAGCAACTGCTGTTTCCAAGCACAGGAAGGGTGTCTGTTAGTCAGGTGGTCTTTCACCAAGTGGACACTTCAAAAATCCCCATCCATGAAACTAAATCCAGCCCCAACAATCACAGAACCCACCCTAAACCCCTATTCCCCACTCCACCCAAATAAGACATACAGAGTTAAGGGGTTAACTGAAATGAAGTTACTCATGAACTCCTTTTGTATTGAAATGAGCAGTCATCACAATTTATAGCATGTGCTTAGTTAACACAGTATTAGTTAAAGCACATTTTATTTTTGTGCAAAAAAGCtgtgatgaaacaaatatagCTAGTATATAAATACATCATTGAAGTTCTTAACGCAGCTCCTGTAATCTGGTCAAGATTTTGCTTTCATGCTTTCTGCATGTTTTATGTTGTCTCATCTTTCTTACATGATTAAATTGGATTAAAATGACAAGCTTCaattttaaaagaaaacatgacaaACGAAAGCAACTGAATAAAACTAAAACCATCAGAGAATAGAAAGTTAAATAATTTGTACAATTATGCTCAAACATTTGCTTTCAAGACATACATTTGCATGGGATGATAGTGTTGTTTTCTCATTCAAGGTAACATAAAATGGTCCAAGAAGGAATGCACAAGTTTTTGATTTGATACCACAGGAAATCTTCTTTTTAACTAGGTGACAAACAATTGTGCTCTTCTTGTGTAGGAAAGGCATTGGTTTCCCTTAGTTTGTGGTGTCCAAGTCAGTTTAAAACAGTGTTGAAGAAGATGCTGTGAAATGTAACATTCTCAAGTTGTTGTAACGGTCTTCCAGTCAACTTTGGAGTTCAAAATGACATCTGAAGAAGAAAAGTAAGAATGAGTCAGGGTTCACTTATACTGAACAATGAACACACTGTATACAGCTGCTGTTCCATAAGTAGCTAAAAAAGGCGTAGCTTTACAGCAATACAAAAAAGGCAAAGCACCTTCAGGTTTCAATTCCAGATCTTGAGAAAACTGTCCCAGGATCCTGTTGCAACTGCCATGCCATCGTCGGTGACTCCCAGGCAGCTAACACGGTTGTCATGTCCAGCCAACACACCTAAAACAGCACCATAATATTAGTCTAAGGACTGTGCTGGGAATTATGCAATTTAATTTAGCTGACATTATAAATAAGTTAAAATGTGCTTGAAACATAATTTGTTGGGAGTTATTAAAAAATGTCCAGGACAGGTTGCGTTTGACTAATACGTGTACAATATAAACTTTTAAACATGCTTGGTGTGCGATAGAGTTGTCACGATACAAGCATTTTGACTTCAATACCAATAGCttccaggtttagtatcacagcAACAAAAAAACgcattagccaaagtcacaggatagcacttgatccagacagaaactcagctactgctctgttcaattGTTGGGCATgttttgagttcaatatcattcaattagACATTTTGTATGTCCAAATTTTTCAGGgacagccatgtatgcattaattaatgaatcaatgatacaatcaatttgactttgtttttaccactAACTACATAAcggtaatcatttatttgaatggtaaatctctattgataaacttggtaaatcaagatgtagcctaggcctattcacAATACAGATGAATGCCttttcaataggagtgtgtgcatgcattgagttattgagcttgttttggctgatttcagtGGAGTCTATGGGGCTACAGATGAATCTATTTCCCTTCCATTTgagacttacagtgccttcagaaagtattaacactccttgacttttcccaaatgttgttgtgttacagcctgaatttaaaatggattacattgagattgtgtcactggcctacacactataccccataatgtccaAGTGGAATTATATTTCTACAAATTTTTACAAATCAATTtaaaaaaagctgaaatgtctttagtcaagtattcaacccctttattatggcaagcctacatacgttcaggagtaaacatttgcttaacaagtcacataagttgcatggactgactgtgtgcaatagtgtttaacatgatttttgcatgactacctcatctctgtaccccacacatcctgtttgcaataatgcACTAAAGTAAAATTAGTAAattcggggcctcccactcctctttctattctggttagagccagtttgcgctgttctgtgaagggagtagtacagagcgttgtacaagatcttcagtttcttggcaatttctcgcatggaatagccttcatttctcagaacaagaatagactgacgagtttcagaagaaagttatttgtttctggacattttgagcctgtaatcgaacccacaattgctgttgctccagatactcaactagtatcaagaaggccagttttattgctttttcagctgtgctaacataattgcaaaagggttttctaatgatcaattagccttttaaaatgatacacttggattagcaaacacaacgtgccattggaacacaggactgatggttgctgataatgggcctctgtgcgcctatgtagatattgaAATTTACATCAttgagcagatgctcttatccagagcgacttacaaattatccattaaaaaaaaatctgccgtttccagctacaatagccatttacaacattaacaatgtctacgctgtatttctgatcaatttgacgttatttgaatggacaaaaaaattcatttctttcaaaaacaaggacatttctaagtgacccaaacttttgaacggtagtgtatatatatttttttactttgtcattatggggtattgtatattttttcatccattttgaattcaggctgtaacatgtggaataagtcaagggttatgaatactttctgaaggcactgttttttttttgtcaataTTCGCATAGAAGTAGAAATCTCTTCTTTGTCTCTAAGACCCTGTAATGACATTCATGAGGCAGTCAGTTCACACAGTTTGGTGAGAGAGACATGAAGGAGAGACCATTAACCCAgtgaattgttttttttcctaCCCCTTTTTTcctatccaattggtagttagtcttgtcccatcgctgcaactcctgtacggactcgggagaggcgaaggtcacgagccatgcgtcctccgaaatatgaccctgccaagccgcactccttgacacactgctcgcttaacccggaagctagccgcaccaatgtgtcggcggAAACACGGTACAACTGGCAactgaagtcagcgtgcatgcacccggcccgccacaagtagtcgctagagcgcgatggaacaaggacatcccggccggccaaaccctcccctaacccggacgacgctgggccaattgtgcgctacctcatgggtctcccggtcgcggccggctgcgacacagcctgggatcgaacctgggtctgtagtgacgcctctaatactgcgatgcagtgccttagaccgctgcgccactcgggaggcaacaAAGTGAATATAATAAAGatttgaaatcagcatattttgcgtTATGGTTTGCATACTAGGATGGTGAATTGATGTTAGCTtcttcagctgtaagctagcaaggaaagttaaACAACATCCAGCTTTGTAggatattagctagctagctacagatatcttcttgcattgtaaagtgttctagcctgtatgtACATTGTTTAGCGAACAGTAATTAACAGTTTAAACCTTTCTACATGCTGTGGTGCATTATTTAActgtgttaacttctgtgcagcatgagtggggagctaacaCGATACAGCCTCCCAAACAGTGGAGTGGTTCCTCAGGACAAGCTAGCTAGCAATGAGTAAAGCTAGGCATACATTAGACAACAAAAATATTGACATCGTGGGACAACTCATATTATGCAAATTGTCTGGATAATCTTTTCATCCTGTAGTCTGCTATCTGTGTGCTCACATTACACAACTTTGCTCACATTGAGACTTCTCTAGACCCCGCCCTGTCCTGTGATTTCCATATATGTTGTGGCGCCCGTGGCATCATTACCCCTCCTACGCTGTGGCTGTAGCCTAGAATGAGCTGAGCAACGGAGGACGAGTTGCAAAAGTCAGAAAAATAAAACCGGGACCTAAAATGCGGCTCGGGAGAGCGCAAGACCTATAATCCCACGTCTTTCACCCGCTCACATTATGCGACCTACAACATCTTGGGTGGAGCCTACAAATTTATGATTTACCTGCGATCCCAGCAATTCGGCATAGATGCCAAATCGTTGCAAAATCGCTGTTTAAATCGCGTAATGTATGGCCAGCTTGAgtggaccagacagacagacttgaTCCTGTCATGCAGTATACGACATCAGAAATTTGACAgaagaacccaaaatataaaaaaCGAATTCAGAACTGTTTTTCATGTTATAGTATCGAAAAAGTACCCACGTTttggtataccgtgcaacactaatGTGCAACGAGACGTCTCTCTGGGGTGTTATTAGTGACTCACCAGCACGGTCAGCCTTCAGTGTGTCCCACACGTTGCAGTTGAAGTCGTCATATCCAGCCAGAAGGAGACGGCCACTCTTGGAGAAAGCAACAGAGGTGATGCCACAAATGATGTTGTCATGAGAGTAGCACATCAGCTCCTGGTCGGCACGAAGATCGAAGAGTCTGCAGGTGGCATCGTCGGAGCCCGTACAAAAGGCATTGCCATTGGGGAAGAACTGTAAAGCACAGATCAGATCACATAGCAATTACTTACTGAGCAAATACGAAAGGGGTATAATATAACTGACTATATTTTACTTTGAATTTGTATCtcaaaaacacattttttaa
This window of the Coregonus clupeaformis isolate EN_2021a chromosome 10, ASM2061545v1, whole genome shotgun sequence genome carries:
- the LOC121574863 gene encoding TAR DNA-binding protein 43 isoform X2; this encodes MAEVYIRVAEEENEEPMEIPSEDDGTVLLSTVAAQFPGACGLRFRSPVSQCMRGVRLVEGMLHAPENGWGNLVYVVNYPKDNKRKMDEIDASSAVKMKRGDMKTSDLIVLGLPWKTSEQDLKDYFSTFGEVIMVQVKRDVKTGNSKGFGFVRFTEYETQDKVISQRHMIDGRWCDCKLPNSKQGPDEPMRSRKVFVGRCTEDISADELRQFFMQYGEVTDVFIPKPFRAFAFVSFADDQVASSLCGEDLIIKGVSVHISNAEPKHGSRQMMERAGRFGNGFGAQGFGSNRTGLGSSAGSNMANFGNFSLNPAMMAAAQAALQSSWGMMGMLASQQGQTATSGTTSTGQTSSTRDQSQAYSTGNSNYGTSSASLGWGTGSNSTTSGSGFSSGGFGSSMESKSSGWGM
- the LOC121574863 gene encoding TAR DNA-binding protein 43 isoform X1; its protein translation is MAEVYIRVAEEENEEPMEIPSEDDGTVLLSTVAAQFPGACGLRFRSPVSQCMRGVRLVEGMLHAPENGWGNLVYVVNYPKVFQQRLNDDDDPYHTISDNKRKMDEIDASSAVKMKRGDMKTSDLIVLGLPWKTSEQDLKDYFSTFGEVIMVQVKRDVKTGNSKGFGFVRFTEYETQDKVISQRHMIDGRWCDCKLPNSKQGPDEPMRSRKVFVGRCTEDISADELRQFFMQYGEVTDVFIPKPFRAFAFVSFADDQVASSLCGEDLIIKGVSVHISNAEPKHGSRQMMERAGRFGNGFGAQGFGSNRTGLGSSAGSNMANFGNFSLNPAMMAAAQAALQSSWGMMGMLASQQGQTATSGTTSTGQTSSTRDQSQAYSTGNSNYGTSSASLGWGTGSNSTTSGSGFSSGGFGSSMESKSSGWGM
- the cenps gene encoding centromere protein S; translation: MSTAMDEEERKLQRLKAAVHYTVGRLCQSIGEDHQKEFSRQVIAAIAETTFRQCDIFAKDLEAFARHAKRSTVSVDDVKLTARRSTALSNFIQRKSEEIASTNQEQRDIRKKSAGKRKNKETEME